The window gaagagttggtcaCAGTTTGGGAACAAAGGGACAGGTTCAGTGGATGTGTGGCATCCAAttactctttctcttcttctgcaCCAGCATCTGCTGCTCCGTATATCACATCAATATAGCTCCCAACCATTTTCATATCAAGTCCTGGAAACCGATGAGGGCTACTGGGTCGCAGATCTATTTTGATAAATGGCCATCTCATCGCTTGGGCAGCTTCACATTCTTCAGGTCCATCTCCAATTGCACAGAATCGGACATTCGGGCCACCAAACCGCTCTTTGATCCATGAAAAGCATTGAAGCTTCCCTACTTCCCAGGAGCTGTAAACTATGGAGCAATGTAAATTTTAGCAATTCTTACGGAAACATTCAACTATACACAATTGATTATGCTCCGAGATACAATCATGATTCATGGGACAACATGATCACACATATTAAACAGCGCTAAACATAGTTCTCCCATGCAGTGCAAATCTTATATGTGATTATTCGATTTACTACATCAATATGCATTTAGTAACATAAGGCACATAAATGGATTTTATATTGCCATTCCATGGGAGAACCAAGTTATCCATCTAAGAAAGACCGGAGAAGGGCTAACAAGACCACAGTTTATGAGTTTGAGCATATGCATACCGTCTCCAGAAACCTTGGACAATCACAATTTTCTGAACTAAGAACAAGTAGACCTAGTTTACAAGATGTGTATCTCATGCAGAAAGTATAAAAAAATATGCACACACCTAAATTTTATGGCCTTCAGTATAGCCAATTTAATAACTCAGATTCAGCAATTTCCATATGTCAGCCAGTATGCTGTAACCCACATTGATccgttcttttcccttttttttctccttaaattgttattattttttcccCTAAGTTTCTGAACCATGAAACAAAACTTGATACAGTTATCCATATCGAAataagcaacaaaaaaaaaggaaaaaaaaagaaaacacttaCCGTTATTAGCCGAGATTACATCATCCAAACGATAAAGCAAACACTTGGCAAGACTGGGAATCAGGGCTCCTGAAGTGACTAAGACATTGATATTTTGACATTTGGTTGTGATAGATCCAGGTTCCATATCTGACGAAAGATCGCTAGCTGAAAAGCTAGTTTTACCCATAGTTTGCTCCAACAATGCATGTCCTGCAatgaacaaaaatttaaaatttcttttactGTGTAAAAGCTGATAAAGATAAAAGCATCAATATCATGAAAACTGGTGAGCACAAGACAGCAAAATCTACTGCATTGCGATTGTGGAAGATtctgatcttttttattattagaaATTGAAGAATCAAGTCGAGATTTAGTGCTTTAATAGTTCACTTTTTTAATGGCCTTAGCTGCAGAAATCTTTTTATAGAAAGTTGCCAGAAACAGGCAGCTACATTAACAAAATTCATAATATGTTCACAAAGAACATAATAATATTGAATATCCAAGTTGATACTCATCATTCTCTGGGAACATAGGTCTTGAAAAGAAAAAACACTCAATACACAAAAggttcataatttttaaaatttttgctcCTACAACATTATATAAATTAGTAGTTTTCTACTCAGTCCTGCATTAGGTGGATTGATATTTCAAACATAATGAGATCAAACATAAAAGAGTACTAAACCATGATCAATTGATAGTTGTATGTACATTAAGAAGAACATTGTAGTCAAAATACATACCAGAAGAAAGCCAACCATCTGTATAGTTATCAGTCGAATTGTATAAATCATTCCAGAGCTTAATCATCTCTTGGTCGAGTACCTTATTTAAACCCTGCATTGACCGAGAGTCCACTATCAAATACATTAAGATATCCTATCCATAAAAACAGGGATAAAACAGTTACATTAATCAAACAAATTAAATTGCATATTTCTGGATATGTAGCAGTAAGCATATCATTGAAGTAAGAATTATGACAAAAGAAAACCCATGTAATTCATGTTGTACTCATTTTCCATAAAAAAGGACCAAAGTCCAAGATGGACCAAGCTTGACCACATATGAGGTCCATAATTCAATAATTCCAAATCAAAGCTTAACCAAATAAGGTATAGTTTGCTTTTGACAAGGCACTACCCTAATCAGAGCCAATTGCATCTATTCATGActaaaaaatctttatttgatgagagaattaggtgctaactaaaaaaaaagaaggaagttTAGAAAGAGTAAACAGTATCATAAGTAGTAGCAAAGTCAACCAATAACCACATCATATTTCTGCAAGACAATCACAGACAGATGCCTTACCAAGTTTTG of the Musa acuminata AAA Group cultivar baxijiao chromosome BXJ3-2, Cavendish_Baxijiao_AAA, whole genome shotgun sequence genome contains:
- the LOC135631915 gene encoding eyes absent homolog, with product MGEMMDIKVPKEVAKPMTVYVWDMDETLILFKSLLDGTYAAAFDGLKDTRIGVEIGKRWENHILQVCDEHFFYEEIENYNEPFLHSLSEYDDGQDLSNYDFNNDGFCFPYDDSNKKKLAYRHRLIAQKYSQGLNKVLDQEMIKLWNDLYNSTDNYTDGWLSSGHALLEQTMGKTSFSASDLSSDMEPGSITTKCQNINVLVTSGALIPSLAKCLLYRLDDVISANNVYSSWEVGKLQCFSWIKERFGGPNVRFCAIGDGPEECEAAQAMRWPFIKIDLRPSSPHRFPGLDMKMVGSYIDVIYGAADAGAEEEKE